The genomic DNA TTAAAAAATTTCCCGAAGCTGGACCTGAAATTCTGTGGCGAACAAACATCGGACTCGGCTTTTCCGGCCCAGCTGTTGTCGGCGATAAAGTTTTCGTCTTCGATTATCTTCACGATGGCGGAGATTTGACTCCCAGTGCTTCTGTCCGAAATCGATTGATCGGTCAGGAACGTATTGCCTGTCTGGATGCCAAAACCGGTGAGCAACTCTGGGAATACAAATACGATTGCCCCTATTTTATTTCCTATCCTTCCGGCCCCCGCTGTACTCCAACCGTCCATGAGGGGTTTGTTTATACGGTTGGGGCAGAAGGAAATTTGACCTGCCTGAATGCCAAGAACGGGAAAAAGATCTGGGCCAAGTCACTCAAGGAACAGTACCCGCTCGAAGAGACTCCGATCTGGGGATACTCGAGCCATCCTCTCGTCGATGGCGATCTGCTGTACTGTCTGGCGGGTGGTGAAGGAAGTGTTGTTGTGGCTTTCAATCGGAAGACGGGAGAAGAAGTCTGGAAGAATCTTTCCTCGCCTCAACCCGGGTACTCTCCACCCACAATGATCGAACATGGCGGAACAAAGCAGTTAATTGTCTGGGATCCGGAATCGCTGAACAGCCTGAATCCGATTGACGGGACTTTGCACTGGTCACAACCACTCAAGCCGGATTACACAATGTCGGTTATGTCGCCTCGCCTATCTGGTGACTACCTGTACGCTGCAGGCATTGGTGATGTCGGAGCCGTATTCAAATTGGGGACCGATGCCAACGGTCAGCCGATGTCTGAAGAAGTTTGGCGGGGAACGGGTCGTACGGGAATTTATCCGGGGAACAGCACTCCGTTCATTGAAGACGGTGTGATTTTCGGATGCAATATCCGGCCGGGAAGTTATATGGCTGCGGACCTTCTGACTGGAGAGCGTCTCTGGGAAACAACAGAGCTGATTTCCGGCGAACGTCCCGCCGCGCACGCGACCGCTTTTACCGTAAAAAATGGGAACCAGTTTATTCTCTTCACTGAAAAAGGGGATCTGGTCATTACAAAACTGGGGCGGAACGGATTCCGGGAAATCTCCCGGGCTCATGTCATCGAGCCGACCGGCGATGCTTTTGGGCGTCCTGTTGTCTGGACGCATCCGGCTTACGCCAACAAATGCTGTTATGTTCGCAACGATAATGAAATTATCTGTGTCAATCTGGCTGAGTAATTGGGAGAAGTAGGTTTCGTATGAAACAGACCGGGAATTTACTTAAAGGGTTGAGTGGCCAGTGGCGAGTGGCTAGTGGGCAGATGGGGATGGTCTGCTTTTTTTTCTTGATGATCGCTACTGGACCGTCGATTGAAGCAGAAGAGATTGTTGCCGAATCGACATTTCTTTCTGTTTTACACTCAGCTGAAATTCCTGCTCGTGATTTGGGGATCCTCGAAAAACTCGAAGTTAAAGAGGGTGAGAAGGTCAAAGCCGGAGCAAAGCTGGCGAGTTTGAATCAGACCGAAGCTCAACTGGAGTTGAAACTGGCAACCGGTCAGTTGAATGTGGCTCGGGAGGAAGCCGAAAATGAGATCAGTCAGTCCCTGGCCAGGAAGACGATTGAAGTGGCTCAGGCAGAATTGAAACGGGCTCAGGAAGCGAATCTCAAGTATCCGGAAACGGTTTCTCTGACGGAAGTCGATCGACTCCGACTCATCTCAGAAAAAGCAGTGCTCGATTACGATCAAGCCGTTCATGAACAGCGAATGCGAAAGTTGACCGCTGATTTAAAGGAAATCGAGCAGGAAATTGCCCAGGCGAATCTCGAACGAAGAACGATCAAATCCCCGCTGGATGGAAGTATCGAAAAGATCTATGTTCGCCCCGGCGAATGGGTTCAACCGGGGACAACGCTGTTGCGGGTGGTCGATGTTTCCACATTGCGAGCAGAGGCAATCTTGCCGGCTGAGTATCGATATCTCGATTTGTTACAGACAAAAGTGAGTGTCGAAGTCAAAACAGGAAAAGCCCAAGAGAAGCCATCGATCGTTGAAGGAGATATTACGTTTATCCACCCACAGTTTGATCCCATCGATGGATCATTTCGGATCTGGGCAGAACTGGATAATAAAGAAGAGCTCCTCAGCCCCGGAGAATCTGTCACAATGACCATTCATCTGGGTGAAAAGAAGCCCGCTGCTCAGCCATGACCGACCGATCTTCCGAAAACATTATCGGTCTGGATTTGGGGGGAGCGAATCTCAAATTTGCGGATCGTCATGGCCGTGCCCGATCGATTTCCTTTCCGCTTTGGAAGTCCTGGCGCGAACTGGAAGCGGTTCTCCGGGACGCTTTCCAGCAGTTTAAACCGGCTTGTCTGATCGCCTTTACGATGACAGGGGAACTGGCAGATTGCTTTGCTAATGCAGCCGAAGGTGTGGAGTATTTAATCAACACAACGGTGGCTGCCGCGGATGGAATACCGGTAGTCGTCTGGCAAACCTCTGGTGAATTCGTTTCGCCAGAGGTCGGCTGTGAATTTCCCATGCTGACAGCCGCAGCGAACTGGATGGCACTGGCGACCTGGGTGGCTCGGGCTCTTGGAGCTGGCGAAACGGGACTGTTGATTGATATTGGATCGACAACGACCGACCTCATACCGTTGGCTGACGCTTATGCCTGCCCAAGCGGTTTGACCGACTACGAACGACTTCGCTCCGGAGAACTTGTTTATACCGGCGGGCAGCGAACACCTCTGTGTGCGGTTTCCGATTCTGTTCGGCTTGATAATGTGGAATTTCCACTGGCAGCCGAACTATTCGCAACGATGTTCGATGTCTATTTGATCCTGGAAGAAATCCCAGAAGATTCCACGGATTTGAATACGGCAGATGGAAGGCCAGCAGATATCAAACATGCCCGGCAACGACTGGCACGTATGGTTTGCGCAGGCGAACATCAACTGAGTCAATCGCAACTCACGGAAATGGCCCTGCAGTTCAAGGGGAGTCAACAGGAGTTGATAACTCGGCAGCTTCGGTTGGTATTGAAATCACTTACTTCTCCGCCTCGACAAATTATTCTTTCTGGAAGCAGTGAATTTATTGGGCAAGCCGTGGTGAAATCCTGTCCTGAATTGAGTGATGTGAATCTGCTTTCGCTCCCGCAACTGCTCGGCCCCGAACTTGCCTCCGCCGCCTGTGCCCATGCTCTTATTCAGTTGGCTAATGAACGAGTTTAGATCATTATTAAATGAAAACTTCACTCACATGAGCCTCAAAAATAGTAAAACTCTGAGCAAATACCGCAATTCATGGCAAAAATGCTCATGTTTTCTCGACTGATGATTCCTGCAATTCCTGAAGTGCTTTGATCAACTTATCAGTGGATCTTTCAGGATGGATAGAACTGAGAGTTATTCGCAGTCGTGCTGTTCCCTGCGGAACTGTTGGTGGTCGGATTGCACCGACCAGAAAGCCTCGGGATTCCAACTCTTTTGCCCATTCCATCGTCTTCTCTTCATTATGCAATACGACTGGAATGATGGGGGAATTTTCTTGCCCAAGGACTTCAAAGCCAGATCTTTTCAGGTTAAGACGAAACTGGCGGGATTGGTTTCGTAACTTTGAGATTTGTTGCGGATGTGCCTGCAACTGTTTAATAGCCGCAGTCGCAGATGCACAGGCGGCTATTGATAAGCCGGTGGAAAACATCAGAGGGCGAGATGTGTTCCACAAGAGTTGGATGGTTTCTGCGGAACCGGCAACAAATCCACCTTGAGAACCGAGGGCCTTGCTAAGGGTGCCGATGCGGACGGGAATTCGCCGTTCGATGAGTTCAGCAGTCAATTCCCCCTGCTCACGAAACTGACCGATTAGACCTTGTCCGCTGGAGCCGTACACTCCAGTGGCGTGAGCTTCATCACAGATAAGATACGCATCGAACTCCTCAGCTAATTGCACCAGTTCCACCAGCGGAGCGTTTGTCCCATCCATCCCGAAAACGGTCTCTGTCACAATCCAGCGACGGCCCTGTATTGATTGGGCTTTCGTCAATTCCCGTCGAAGTGTCGTCATATCTTCGTGGCGATATACTCTCAGTTTTGCCTTGGAGAGTCGACAACCATCAATCAGACAGGCATGATTTAGACGATCACAGAAGAGGATGTCCTCTTCTTGAACCAGCGATGCAATCGCTCCCTGGCAAGCTGCGTATCCAGATGAGCAGAGCAGTATCTCATCTACCGACTCAAAGTTCCGCAGAGCATCGCACAAATCTTGATGCGCGGGTGTCCAACCGGAGATCAGTACGCTGGCACGAGCTCCAACACCATATTGCTCGATCGCTTTAATGGCTGCGGATTGAATCGCAGGATCAAGCGAGTAGCCATGATAATCGTTACTGGAAAAATCCCAGAGCTCCCGCCCTTCAATTCGACATCGCCCCTGACCAAGCGGCTCTACAACACGACGAGTTCGGAGCAAATTCTGTTCTTTGATCGCGTTGAGTCGATCCCGAACGTCATCGTGGAAGGAGTTGCTCACGGGATGTAGTCTTAATTCCGAGCTTTAACTTATTTTTATATTGGACTGCAGAAAAACGCGGATGAAAAAGAATCTCCGGGGTGGCGGGGGCGCTCCGCTACAGCGGAAGCCCCCGGAAGTTCGATGATTCGGGGGCTTCTCTTCGAGAGCGCCCCCGCCACCCGAGTTTAGTGTTTTCCGTAATTGTTCTAATACGAACCGGTGGGTGACTAGGGACGCAGCACAGCGAAGCCCCCATATTCGTCGCCATGCCAAGAGCCTATCTTTTATAAGGCAATCTCGTGCTGGCTAAGTCGTTCGTAACCCGTTTCTGTAATTAAATAATTGTGCTCAATCCGCATGCCCCCGGTTCCTTCTTCGTAGGCTCCCGGTTCGAGGGTGACGACATCGCCTGCCTGTAGGATGTCGGTGCTGTCGGGGACGAGTATCGGGGCTTCCGGGTGACCGAGTCCCAATCCGTGTCCGGCATGATGTGTGAAAACATCTCCCTTACCTGCATCCAGATAAGGCTGTTTGACATTCTTATAAACTTCAGCACAGGAAACTCCCGCTTTAAGAGTCTCTTCGCCCGCTTTCATGCCAGCCTGACAAATCGCAAACAATTCTTTCTGGCCTTCCGTCGGTTCTGTGACTGCGAAAGTGTTGGTGAAGTCACTACGGTAGCCGCACAGAACGACCGAATAATCGAGAACGAATAAGTCGCCAGACTGCAGTTTATAATCGGTCGGCAAGCCCCCCTGTTTCGGTGAGGTCGGCGTGCAGGCGCGGAAGTCGCCGTAAACCAGACCGGGGCGGCCGGCTGCTGCGATGGCGGCCTTTTGAACTTCTCGATAAATTTCGAACTCGGAAATCCCTTCCCGGATCACTTCGCGGGCGCGTGCCTGACCGGCAGCCCCGGCTTTCATGCAAACTTTCATCAACTCGATTTCATCGGCATCCTTGCTGCGTCGCATCGATCGCAAAGTTGTTCCCAGATCGAGCGACGTTGAGCATTTGTTTCTCTTATCCGATTCTCCAGAGACCGAATGCGATTCACGATCAGAAGCAAGCACTTCCCACGCTCCGACCGGCAACCACTCTGCTTCGACAGAACCGGAACGACCATAGAGTCGCTCCGAAACCTGCTTAACCGCATTGAATAATGCGTGATCGCGATTGATGACCGAATGCTTGTGATCGTACCAGGGTTCAATCACTTCATGATCGACATGCACTTCCGCGGCAGCTGAGCGGACTGAGAAATTATCTCCCAGCAAAGTCGCGCCTCGATCTCGTTCGAGCAGCAGTAAGCATCGTTCTCCCAGAGAAAAACTGAGCGGCTGGACCATGAAGTTCGAGAGATATTGCACGTGACGCGGATCAGCGATCAGCAACCATTCTAAATGTTCAGGCACGTTGCCCCACAGACGTTCGCGTCGTTTTTGGCAACCTTCTTTTGTCAGCATGATTATTCCTTAAACTGTTTCAATAATATGGGGTGGTGGAGGCGCTCCGCTTTAGCGGAAGCCCCCGGAAGTTCTATATTCGGGGGCTTCTCTTCGAGAGTGCCACCCGCCACCCTGCATCTCTATTCAATTCCCTGTGAGGCCAACCAGCGTTCAGCATCCAGTGCTGCCTGGCATCCACTGCCGGCTGCGGTGATGGCCTGTTTGTAGTAATCGTCGGCGACATCCCCGGCTGCGAAAACACCTTCCACACTCGTATTCGTCCGGAACGGGACCGTCCATTTCACATAACCATTTTCGTGGGTTTCGATTTGCCCATCCAGGAAATCGGTATTCGGTGTATGCCCAATCGCTGCAAAGTATCCGGTTACTTCCAGGTCTTCGGTTTTGCCTTCTTCGAGAGCACTTTCGATACGAACGCCCGTCACGCCTTTCTTCTCGTCGCCGAGAACTTCATTGATGACTGAGTTCCACTTCACTTCGATTTTCTCACTCGCCAATGCACGTTCAGCCATGATTTTACTGGCACGGAACTCATCGCGACGATGGACGATGTAAACTTTGGAGGCGAATTTTGTTAGGAAAGTCGCTTCTTCCATCGCGGAATCTCCTCCGCCAACCACAACCAGCGGCTGATTGCGGAATCGTGGCAAGGCTCCATCGCAAACCGCACAAGCGGAGACACCCATGTTTTTATAGCGTTCTTCGGAATCGAGTCCGAGATAATTTGCTCGAGCTCCTGTCGCAATAATCACAGCATGAGCGACAATCTCTTTTCCCTGAAGCGACTTCAGTTTAAAGGGACGCTCAGAAAGATCGCAGCTGACGATATCGTCGGTAATCACTTCTGTCCCAAAATTCGTCGCCTGCTTCCGCATCAGTTCCATCAGTTCCGGACCGCTCACGCCCTTCTTATGATGCGTAGACTTCAATTCCTCGGCTTTACGTTCATCGAAAGCGGTTTCGAAATAACTGGTCATGTCTCCTGATGGAAAACCGGCATAGTTCTCAACTTCTGTCGTCAAAGCCAGTTGGCCAAGCGGAAGAGTCCCTTTGAGGCGGTTATCTTCAGTGAAAGCCCCTTCGAAAACGAGAGGCTCCAGATTGGCACGAGCCGTATAAATGGCGGCAGACCAGGCAGCTGGCCCCGAACCAATGATGATGATATTACGCGGTTTATTTTCAGCCATGAGGGCGATCCTTGCTTGAAACAGTACAAATTCTTTTTGTTGAGTGAGTTGAAAAAGACGAAAAATCGGCTGTGAAGTTCATTCCGAGCAGCTGTGCTGGAGACTCAATGAGAAATTTTCTGATATCTCAATATGAACCATAATAATTACGCTTCTCAGCGGCAACTGTGAGCAAGTTCGCAATTAAGCGTGAGTTGTTCCAAACTGCTCTTTTCAAAATCCGCTAAATTCACAAGATTATGTCATTCAATAACAGTAATTTAGAATATTAGCTCACTCAGGGACTCAGGAATCGATGGCCATTCGCTTTTATAACTCGCTCACAAACCAGTCCGAAGACTTTCAGCCCCTCGAAGCAGGCATTGTTCGCATGTATTCCTGCGGGCCGACCGTTTACGACTTTGCACATATCGGCAACTTTCGATCTTTCCTCTTTGCCGACCTGATTCGTCGGTTTCTGGAAGTAATGGGTAATGATGTCACGCACATCATGAACATTACCGACGTCGGCCACATGACCGATGATCATCTCGCGGATGGTGGCGGCGAAGACAAAATGGAAGCAGCCGCCAAGCGTCTTAAGGAAGATAAGAAATCGGGCAAGGTACCGGATGGGGCCATCGAAAATCCCGATGATCCTTATCAGGTCGCCCAGTTCTTTACCGATGCCTTCCTCGAAGACTCCCGAAAGCTCGGCTTGAAAATTGCGTTTGAGTATCCAAAAAATATTCCGCATGCGACCAATCATATCGAAGATATGCAGGAGATGATTGACGAGTTGATCAAAAGTGGTCATGCGTACGTCGGACCGGATGGAGCTGTGTATTACAGTGTTGAAAGCTTTCCCAAATACGGCTCGCTGAGCGGAAACACACTCGATCAACTGCGAGAAGGTTCCGGCGGTCGGGTGCAGCAAAACGATCAGGCCAGCAAAAAGCACCCGGCTGACTTCTTACTCTGGAAGCCCGATCAGTCACACATTATGAAATGGGATTCGCCTTGGGGAAT from Rubinisphaera italica includes the following:
- a CDS encoding M24 family metallopeptidase, producing the protein MLTKEGCQKRRERLWGNVPEHLEWLLIADPRHVQYLSNFMVQPLSFSLGERCLLLLERDRGATLLGDNFSVRSAAAEVHVDHEVIEPWYDHKHSVINRDHALFNAVKQVSERLYGRSGSVEAEWLPVGAWEVLASDRESHSVSGESDKRNKCSTSLDLGTTLRSMRRSKDADEIELMKVCMKAGAAGQARAREVIREGISEFEIYREVQKAAIAAAGRPGLVYGDFRACTPTSPKQGGLPTDYKLQSGDLFVLDYSVVLCGYRSDFTNTFAVTEPTEGQKELFAICQAGMKAGEETLKAGVSCAEVYKNVKQPYLDAGKGDVFTHHAGHGLGLGHPEAPILVPDSTDILQAGDVVTLEPGAYEEGTGGMRIEHNYLITETGYERLSQHEIAL
- a CDS encoding outer membrane protein assembly factor BamB family protein, which encodes MSRLRRVVVWLGLISISLWNATAQAEDWPQWQGPQRDSVWRETGVIKKFPEAGPEILWRTNIGLGFSGPAVVGDKVFVFDYLHDGGDLTPSASVRNRLIGQERIACLDAKTGEQLWEYKYDCPYFISYPSGPRCTPTVHEGFVYTVGAEGNLTCLNAKNGKKIWAKSLKEQYPLEETPIWGYSSHPLVDGDLLYCLAGGEGSVVVAFNRKTGEEVWKNLSSPQPGYSPPTMIEHGGTKQLIVWDPESLNSLNPIDGTLHWSQPLKPDYTMSVMSPRLSGDYLYAAGIGDVGAVFKLGTDANGQPMSEEVWRGTGRTGIYPGNSTPFIEDGVIFGCNIRPGSYMAADLLTGERLWETTELISGERPAAHATAFTVKNGNQFILFTEKGDLVITKLGRNGFREISRAHVIEPTGDAFGRPVVWTHPAYANKCCYVRNDNEIICVNLAE
- a CDS encoding hydantoinase/oxoprolinase family protein produces the protein MTDRSSENIIGLDLGGANLKFADRHGRARSISFPLWKSWRELEAVLRDAFQQFKPACLIAFTMTGELADCFANAAEGVEYLINTTVAAADGIPVVVWQTSGEFVSPEVGCEFPMLTAAANWMALATWVARALGAGETGLLIDIGSTTTDLIPLADAYACPSGLTDYERLRSGELVYTGGQRTPLCAVSDSVRLDNVEFPLAAELFATMFDVYLILEEIPEDSTDLNTADGRPADIKHARQRLARMVCAGEHQLSQSQLTEMALQFKGSQQELITRQLRLVLKSLTSPPRQIILSGSSEFIGQAVVKSCPELSDVNLLSLPQLLGPELASAACAHALIQLANERV
- a CDS encoding efflux RND transporter periplasmic adaptor subunit, which produces MKQTGNLLKGLSGQWRVASGQMGMVCFFFLMIATGPSIEAEEIVAESTFLSVLHSAEIPARDLGILEKLEVKEGEKVKAGAKLASLNQTEAQLELKLATGQLNVAREEAENEISQSLARKTIEVAQAELKRAQEANLKYPETVSLTEVDRLRLISEKAVLDYDQAVHEQRMRKLTADLKEIEQEIAQANLERRTIKSPLDGSIEKIYVRPGEWVQPGTTLLRVVDVSTLRAEAILPAEYRYLDLLQTKVSVEVKTGKAQEKPSIVEGDITFIHPQFDPIDGSFRIWAELDNKEELLSPGESVTMTIHLGEKKPAAQP
- a CDS encoding NAD(P)/FAD-dependent oxidoreductase; protein product: MAENKPRNIIIIGSGPAAWSAAIYTARANLEPLVFEGAFTEDNRLKGTLPLGQLALTTEVENYAGFPSGDMTSYFETAFDERKAEELKSTHHKKGVSGPELMELMRKQATNFGTEVITDDIVSCDLSERPFKLKSLQGKEIVAHAVIIATGARANYLGLDSEERYKNMGVSACAVCDGALPRFRNQPLVVVGGGDSAMEEATFLTKFASKVYIVHRRDEFRASKIMAERALASEKIEVKWNSVINEVLGDEKKGVTGVRIESALEEGKTEDLEVTGYFAAIGHTPNTDFLDGQIETHENGYVKWTVPFRTNTSVEGVFAAGDVADDYYKQAITAAGSGCQAALDAERWLASQGIE
- a CDS encoding aminotransferase class I/II-fold pyridoxal phosphate-dependent enzyme — protein: MSNSFHDDVRDRLNAIKEQNLLRTRRVVEPLGQGRCRIEGRELWDFSSNDYHGYSLDPAIQSAAIKAIEQYGVGARASVLISGWTPAHQDLCDALRNFESVDEILLCSSGYAACQGAIASLVQEEDILFCDRLNHACLIDGCRLSKAKLRVYRHEDMTTLRRELTKAQSIQGRRWIVTETVFGMDGTNAPLVELVQLAEEFDAYLICDEAHATGVYGSSGQGLIGQFREQGELTAELIERRIPVRIGTLSKALGSQGGFVAGSAETIQLLWNTSRPLMFSTGLSIAACASATAAIKQLQAHPQQISKLRNQSRQFRLNLKRSGFEVLGQENSPIIPVVLHNEEKTMEWAKELESRGFLVGAIRPPTVPQGTARLRITLSSIHPERSTDKLIKALQELQESSVEKT